The Lipingzhangella halophila genome segment GCCCTGGCCAGGGCGCTGCTCGCGCACCGCCCGGTCCTTCTGGTCGACGAGCCGACCAGCGCGCTCGACTCCGACCGCGCCGCGGACGTCGTCGAGACGCTGCACCGGGTGGCGCGCGACCGCATCGTCATCATGATCACCCACCGCCCCGAGGCCCTCGCGGACGTGCCGACCGTGCTGCGGCTGGATGCGGGCCGTCTGGACAGGAGCGTTCCGTGAGTACCCGTGCAGCGCTGCGCACCTTCGGCCGACTCCTGCCCGCGCTGCGCCCCGAATGGCGCGGCATGCTCGCCAGCTATCTCGTCGCTACCGCGAGCGCCTTGGGCCTCGCCGGTCTGGCGGTGCTGACGGCCTGGGCGGTCGGCCACGCGATCGTTGAGCGGACACCGCCCGGACCGCTCTGGTGGGCTGCCGCCGTCGGGCTCGTACTGCTACGGGCCCTGTTCACCTGGCAGGAGATGGACGTGTCCCACGCCCTGGCCTACCGTGTGCTGGCCCGCCTGCGGATGGCGCTCTTCGACGCCTACGCGCGCAGCGTTCCCGCCCGCCGCCGCGAGCACTCCGGGCGCGCGGCGGCCGTCGCGATGGGCGACATCGAGAAGCTCGAGTTCTTCTACGCCCACACCGTGGCCCAGTTGGGCGCCTCTCTGACCGTCTTCCTCGCCTCCTTCGCCGCCACCCTGTTCCTGTTGCCCGAGGCGGCGCTGGTGATGTCCGTCGGCAGTGCGCTGGTCGCGGGGACGGCGCTGTGCTGGGCCGGGGCCGCCAGGCGGACCGGCGAGCGGGAGCAACAGGACCGCGAAACCCTCTCGGCACAGACCGTCGACGCGCTCGGCGCCCTGCGCGAGGTGCTCGGCTACGGCCTCGCGCCGCGGATCATCGCCGAGACCGCCACGGCCACCGCGCGCGCGGCCGCGGTCACCCGCCGGCGGGAACTGCTCTCCCAGCTGCCCGCCGGGGTGCGCGAGCTGATCGTCACCGCCGTCGTGATCGGGGTCATCGCCGTCAGCGCCGCAGCCACGGGCGTGCTCTCCGGCCCCGCCGACGCACGCCTGTCCCCGGCGGTCCTGCCCGCGCTCGTGGCCCTCGCCCTCGCGGGTGTGACAGCCGTCACCGAGGCCACCGCGGTCCTGACCCAGCTCCACCCCCTTACCGCGAGCGCGCGGCGCGTCGGTTCCGGTATCACCCGCCCGCCGGTCGTATCCTCGCCCGACCGGCCGCAGGAGGTCCCCAGCGGCCCCCTCGGCATCCGGTTCCGCGCGGTCTCGTTCGCCTACGACGACCGGTGGCCGACGCTGGAGGGTTGGTCGACCGACGTGGCACCCGGTGAGCATGTCGGCCTCGCCGGACCGTCCGGGGCGGGCAAGAGCACGATCATCGCGCTCGCGGCCCGCCTGTGGGACCCGTCGGCGGGAACCGTCGAGCTCGTCGCCGCCGACGGCACGGCCGTCCCGGTCACCGAACTCGACGACGAGGCGTTCCGCGGCGCCGTGGCACTGGTCGAGCAGGACGCCCGGCTGTTCCATGGCACCGTCCGCGACAACCTCCTGCGCGGGACCCGGCCGCGCCCCGACACGGAACTGTCCGCCGTGCTCGAACGCGTCGGCGCCAGCGGCTGGGCCGATCTCGACGAGGAGCTGGGAGAAGGCGGACTCCGCCTCTCCGGCGGGCAGCAGGCGCGCCTGTGCCTGGCCCGTGCGCTCATCCGGCGACCGCGCGTGCTGCTGGTGGACGAAATCACCGCGAGCCTCGACCCGGAGACCGAGCGCATCGTCTCCGAGGTCATCGCCGAGTTCGACGGCACCGTACTCGCCGCATCGCACCGCACCGAGACGCTCGCCCGTTTCGAACGCGTCGTACACGTCCACGGCTCCCCCCGCAGCGCCCGGGCAGAGGCGGGGCCCGCCCGTCGTCCTGGGGAAGACCGCGTATGAGTTCTCGCCTCAGCGGACGCTCGGGCAGCCCCTCACGACTCCCTGAGGGGGCCGTGACTCCGTACTGCTTCACGTCGGCAGGTCCGCCTCGTGGGTTCCTCCCGGTGGGTTCGTCGAGTGGTGCCCGTGCTCCGCGCAGAACCCCGCGACCACAGTGCCGGGTCGGCCACCGCGATCCCGGCCGCGAGGCCCGCGACGCTACAAGGAACCCGCTCGGACATGTGGCGTGGTCGCCCACCGCAGCGATGGGGGTCGGCCGCATGTTCCGCCTCCTTGGTGCAGCAGTCGATCACGGTCGCCAAGTACAGCCACCCCTCCCACGTCGGGATGTAGGTGATGTCGCCGACCAGCTTGCGCCCGGGCTCGGGCGCGTGGAAGTCGCGGACCACCAGCTCGGCGATCGCGCCGGGCTCCTCTTGGGCGGT includes the following:
- a CDS encoding ABC transporter ATP-binding protein yields the protein MSTRAALRTFGRLLPALRPEWRGMLASYLVATASALGLAGLAVLTAWAVGHAIVERTPPGPLWWAAAVGLVLLRALFTWQEMDVSHALAYRVLARLRMALFDAYARSVPARRREHSGRAAAVAMGDIEKLEFFYAHTVAQLGASLTVFLASFAATLFLLPEAALVMSVGSALVAGTALCWAGAARRTGEREQQDRETLSAQTVDALGALREVLGYGLAPRIIAETATATARAAAVTRRRELLSQLPAGVRELIVTAVVIGVIAVSAAATGVLSGPADARLSPAVLPALVALALAGVTAVTEATAVLTQLHPLTASARRVGSGITRPPVVSSPDRPQEVPSGPLGIRFRAVSFAYDDRWPTLEGWSTDVAPGEHVGLAGPSGAGKSTIIALAARLWDPSAGTVELVAADGTAVPVTELDDEAFRGAVALVEQDARLFHGTVRDNLLRGTRPRPDTELSAVLERVGASGWADLDEELGEGGLRLSGGQQARLCLARALIRRPRVLLVDEITASLDPETERIVSEVIAEFDGTVLAASHRTETLARFERVVHVHGSPRSARAEAGPARRPGEDRV